A window of Methanobrevibacter sp. genomic DNA:
TTTGGATTTGAATTTGGAAAAATGGAAACTTATTCTGGTTAGAAACGAGACAGATTTTTTAGGCCAGATCCGCTACGGCCAGGACGTGGAGATAAGAACATATATCCTGAAAATTGGAAATTCCTCATTTACAGTTGGAAATGAAGTCTGGCAGGATGGGCAAATCAAGGCAAAAGGAAAATCCATTATAGTCCACTATGATTACATCCAAGAGAAATCAGTCAGAATTCCTGATGACATCAGATTGAAACTCAATAATCTTTTTTTAGATGAAGCAGATATTGGGAAAAAATAATCCTGTTTATAATATATCTAAAAAACAAAGCAATTAAGATTACTCCTCAAAAATCTTAGAAACACAACCAGCAATCAACCCGGCAAATGCATCACTAAGTATTAGAGGCAATCCCCAAATGATACCGGGCTTTGCTTCATTATACCTCTTGAAGTTAATTATTGCCTTTGTGCCTGCAATCTGGTTTGCAACAGCCATTCCAAACACTTCACTACTGTATATATAATCATCACAATCAAATTCACGCAATCCTTTTTCTGTCAGCTCCCATTGAATTTTAAGTGCAGCATCAATCAAAGTTATCACATTGACATCACTTAAAGCCTTAAGGATTTGTGACTCCATTCTGTCCTTTAAATCCTGTGTTATATCATCTTCATCCAAAAGATCTGTTCCCGCTTCAACCAAATCACCAATCTGAATTGCCTCAGAAACAAGATAATCAAGAATACCGAATGTCAGACCCATTTTTTCAAAAGCATCCTCAATGCTTATTTCAACTGCATCCGTAATTCTGATTTTTAAATCCTCAAAATCAATATCATCATATTCAGCATTATTAATATCCAAAGACTGACCGTCATTTTCAGG
This region includes:
- a CDS encoding thioesterase family protein; amino-acid sequence: MLKMMLTPRFGEIDGMKHVNNNHIGEWFELAREEIYRYFIPDLDLNLEKWKLILVRNETDFLGQIRYGQDVEIRTYILKIGNSSFTVGNEVWQDGQIKAKGKSIIVHYDYIQEKSVRIPDDIRLKLNNLFLDEADIGKK
- a CDS encoding phosphatidylglycerophosphatase, whose product is MKLNVTEKDYGVCINNPNHFLALSDFTVSDGIDIVENVNVVIAKDEFNATAKRAETFNQLQGSYIAQATDSIDYFSKTYDDLTIFTFMANDIVLEDFTDKLKVANSPKGFVDARINLSHVIYIDRVISPKDLLKIFKLISSAKARALARMNLPVHIQNILNADDFLALLANIPENDGQSLDINNAEYDDIDFEDLKIRITDAVEISIEDAFEKMGLTFGILDYLVSEAIQIGDLVEAGTDLLDEDDITQDLKDRMESQILKALSDVNVITLIDAALKIQWELTEKGLREFDCDDYIYSSEVFGMAVANQIAGTKAIINFKRYNEAKPGIIWGLPLILSDAFAGLIAGCVSKIFEE